Proteins encoded by one window of Ursus arctos isolate Adak ecotype North America unplaced genomic scaffold, UrsArc2.0 scaffold_22, whole genome shotgun sequence:
- the LOC113259798 gene encoding LOW QUALITY PROTEIN: stromelysin-1-like (The sequence of the model RefSeq protein was modified relative to this genomic sequence to represent the inferred CDS: substituted 1 base at 1 genomic stop codon), which produces MEHLVVLVLLCLPVCSAYPLNGAARKEGSTTDFVQQYLERYYNLAKDTKAFVRRRDGGPVVDKLREMQKFLGLEVTGKLDSDTLDMMHKPRCGVPDVGDFATFPGMPKWRKTHLTYRVMNYTLDLPRDAVDSAIEKALSLWEEVTPLTFSRTDEGEADIKILFAVRDHGDFIPFDGPGKVLGHAYPPGPGIYGDAHFDDDEQWTRDTSGTNLFLVAAHELGHSLGLFHSADPRALMYPVCNAHTDPARLRLSQDDVAGIQSLYGSPSVSPDDPAVPPEPVPPGPETPAACDPSLSFDAISTLRGEILFFKDRHFWRKSLRTLEPGFYLISSFWPSLPSGLDAAYEDTSKDIVFVFKGNQFWAVKGTEAQAGYPKSIHTLGFPSTVRKIDAAVSDKEKKKTYFFVGDKYWXFDENSQSMVQGFPRLIVDDFPGVELKVDAVFQEFGFFYFFRGSLQFEFDPDARMVTRTLKNNNWFYC; this is translated from the exons ATGGAGCATCTCGTCGTCCTCGTGCTGTTATGTCTGCCAGTCTGCTCCGCGTATCCACTGAATGGAGCAGCGAGGAAGGAGGGCTCGACCACGGATTTTGTCCAG CAATACCTGGAACGCTACTACAACCTTGCAAAAGATACCAAAGCATTTGTGAGAAGAAGGGACGGTGGTCCTGTTGTTGACAAACTCCGAGAAATGCAGAAGTTCCTCGGGCTGGAGGTGACGGGGAAGCTGGACTCGGACACTCTGGACATGATGCACAAGCCCAGGTGTGGGGTCCCCGACGTCGGCGACTTCGCCACCTTCCCCGGCATGCCCAAGTGGAGGAAGACACACCTCACTTACAG GGTTATGAATTATACGCTGGATTTGCCAAGAGATGCTGTTGATTCTGCCATTGAGAAAGCTCTGAGCCTCTGGGAGGAGGTGACTCCACTGACTTTCTCCAGGACTGACGAAGGAGAGGCTGACATAAAGATCTTATTTGCAGTTagag ATCATGGAGACTTTATCCCCTTTGATGGACCTGGAAAAGTTCTGGGTCATGCCTACCCGCCCGGGCCCGGCATTTACGGAGACGCGCACTTTGACGATGACGAGCAATGGACGAGGGATACTTCCG GAACCAATTTATTCCTGGTTGCCGCTCATGAACTTGGCCACTCCCTGGGTCTCTTCCACTCGGCCGACCCTCGCGCCCTGATGTACCCGGTCTGCAACGCGCACACAGACCCGGCCCGCCTCCGCCTTTCTCAAGATGACGTGGCTGGCATCCAGTCCCTGTACG gatctccctctgtctccccggATGACCCCGCAGTGCCCCCGGAACCTGTGCCTCCAGGACCCGAGACCCCAGCCGCGTGCGACCCCAGTCTGTCCTTCGACGCAATCAGCACTCTGAGGGGAGAAATCCTGTTCTTCAAAGACAG GCATTTTTGGCGCAAATCCCTCAGGACGCTTGAACCTGGATTTTACCTGATCTCTTCGTTTTGGCCGTCCCTTCCTTCAGGCCTGGATGCTGCGTACGAAGACACGAGCAAGGACATTGTTTTCGTTTTTAAAG gAAATCAGTTCTGGGCCGTCAAAGGAACTGAGGCACAAGCAGGTTATCCAAAAAGCATCCACACCCTGGGTTTTCCCTCAACCGTAAGGAAAATTGACGCAGCCGTTTCtgataaggaaaagaagaaaacatacttCTTCGTAGGAGACAAATACTGGTG ATTTGATGAAAACAGCCAGTCCATGGTGCAAGGCTTCCCCAGACTAATCGTGGATGATTTTCCAGGGGTTGAGCTGAAAGTTGATGCTGTATTTCAGGAATTTG gatttttctatttcttcagagGATCGTTACAGTTTGAGTTTGATCCTGATGCCAGGATGGTGACACGTACACTGAAGAATAACAATTGGTTTTATTGTTAG
- the LOC130544561 gene encoding interstitial collagenase-like yields the protein MPSLLVPLLLLCGVGSLGFPAATPGAQDQDVRTVQNYLQKFYDLKMGTSKSGRQTNSSLVTEKLKQMQEFFGLKVTGKIDADTLNVMKQPRCGVPDVAQYVLTDRTPRWEHTHLTYRIENYTPDLPRADVDSAMEKAFRLWSNVSPLTFTKIFEGQADIMISFVWGDHGDSYPFGRPANTLAHAFLPGRGIGGDVHFDEEKRWTSDFRNFNLYYVAAHEVGHSLGLGHDNDIGSLMFPSYNSYRDVLLSQRDISAIQALYGPSKNPIQPGEPQVPRACDSKLTFDAVTTIRGELFFFKNRFFLRTSPSHKTVDLDVIADFWESLSRGVDAAYSVVDRDEVFFFKGSKYWAFNGDQMVRGYPKDIYHSLGFPQSVKTINAAVHEDETGKTYFFVANEYWRYDENTRSMDTGFPKEIAHGFPGIGKQVDAVFQEGGFFYFFHGKRQYKFDPKTKQILTLLKTNSWFNCRNK from the exons ATGCCCAGCCTTCTTGtgccgctgctgctgctctgcGGCGTGGGGTCCCTCGGCTTCCCGGCAGCCACCCCGGGAGCACAGGACCAGGACGTGCGGACGGTGCAG aACTACCTGCAGAAGTTCTACGACCTGAAGATGGGAACCAGCAAATCCGGAAGGCAGACGAACAGCAGCTTGGTGACTGAGAAGCTGAAGCAGATGCAGGAATTCTTTGGGCTGAAGGTGACCGGGAAGATAGATGCTGACACCCTGAATGTGATGAAGCAGCCCCGATGTGGGGTGCCCGACGTGGCTCAGTACGTCCTCACTGATAGGACCCCCCGATGGGAGCACACACACCTGACCTACAG gaTTGAAAACTACACGCCAGATTTGCCAAGAGCAGACGTGGACAGTGCCATGGAGAAAGCCTTTCGACTCTGGAGTAACGTCTCGCCCCTGACCTTCACCAAGATCTTTGAGGGTCAAGCAGACATCATGATATCCTTTGTCTGGGGAG ATCACGGGGACAGCTACCCCTTCGGCAGACCTGCAAACACTCTCGCTCATGCATTCCTACCAGGAAGAGGCATTGGAGGAGATGTTCATTTCgatgaagaaaaaagatggacCAGTGATTTCAGAA atttcaactTGTACTACGTCGCAGCCCATGAGGTGGGCCATTCCCTTGGACTCGGGCATGATAACGACATTGGTTCCTTGATGTTCCCCAGCTACAATAGCTACAGGGACGTCCTGCTGTCTCAGAGGGACATCAGTGCCATCCAGGCCCTCTATG gaCCTTCCAAAAATCCCATCCAGCCAGGAGAACCGCAAGTACCACGAGCCTGTGACAGCAAGTTAACATTTGATGCTGTAACCACAATTCGTGGAgaattattcttctttaaaaacag GTTCTTCCTGCGCACAAGTCCCTCCCACAAAACAGTGGATCTCGATGTCATTGCTGACTTCTGGGAATCGCTGTCCAGAGGGGTGGACGCGGCTTACAGCGTTGTTGACAGAGATgaagtcttcttttttaaag GTAGTAAATACTGGGCCTTCAATGGGGATCAGATGGTGCGAGGCTACCCCAAGGACATCTACCACTCCTTGGGCTTCCCGCAGAGTGTGAAGACCATCAATGCCGCTGTTCACGAGGATGAAACTGGGAAGACGTACTTCTTTGTTGCCAATGAGTATTGGAG GTATGATGAAAACACACGGTCTATGGATACAGGTTTTCCCAAAGAGATAGCTCACGGGTTTCCTGGAATTGGCAAACAAGTTGATGCTGTCTTCCAAGAGGGAG gatttttctatttctttcatggaaAAAGGCAGTACAAATTTGATCCTAAAACGAAGCAAATTTTGACTCTCCTGAAAACCAACAGCTGGTTCAattgcagaaataaatga